In Acidobacteriota bacterium, a single window of DNA contains:
- a CDS encoding aldehyde dehydrogenase family protein, which yields MNIRARNPRTGAYDYEFTPPTLAELHELAQRQRQHQPAWAALPLAARGAVLQRWQTALAANRADILAALSADTGRYLLATIELDGVLRAIDRWCKLAPALLQEEEQQSVAMPSISFRTQYVPYALVGVISPWNFPLTLSLIDAIPALIAGCSLIIKPSEVTPRFAEPLRQSIAAVPELAAVLAVVPGAGATGAALIEAVDAVCFTGSVNTGRSVAEACARRFIPAFLELGGKDPVIVTAAANLEQAAATVLRASVAATGQACQSLERVYVDAAVYDEFVKLLVAQAQEVTLNYPDIHQGQIGPLIFDRQAEVIADQLADAMAQGAQILCGGAIETHGGGKWLRPTVVVNVTHRMKLMTEETFGPVLPVMPYSTLDEAVALANDSEYGLSAAVIAGDLIEAETIARRLDAGAISLNDGALTGLMYEAEKHSFKLSGLGGSRMGPASLLRFLRKKALLFQHGASLPLAAFDEALAARDSEAKG from the coding sequence ATGAACATAAGAGCGCGCAACCCCCGCACCGGGGCATACGATTACGAATTCACCCCGCCCACACTGGCGGAGCTGCACGAACTGGCGCAACGGCAACGCCAGCATCAACCAGCCTGGGCCGCCTTGCCACTGGCAGCGCGTGGCGCAGTGCTGCAACGTTGGCAAACGGCGCTCGCCGCCAACCGCGCCGACATCCTCGCAGCCTTGAGCGCAGACACTGGACGTTACTTGCTGGCCACGATTGAGCTGGATGGTGTGCTGCGCGCCATTGACCGTTGGTGCAAACTCGCGCCCGCCTTGTTGCAAGAAGAGGAGCAACAATCCGTTGCCATGCCTTCGATCAGCTTCCGCACGCAATACGTGCCTTATGCGCTGGTCGGCGTCATCAGCCCGTGGAACTTTCCGCTGACGCTCTCGTTGATTGACGCTATCCCCGCGCTCATTGCCGGTTGCAGCCTGATCATCAAACCCAGCGAAGTCACGCCGCGCTTTGCCGAACCGTTGCGCCAATCCATCGCCGCCGTGCCCGAACTCGCCGCTGTGCTGGCCGTCGTGCCCGGCGCGGGCGCAACCGGCGCGGCTTTGATCGAAGCGGTAGACGCCGTCTGTTTCACCGGCAGCGTCAACACTGGGCGCAGCGTTGCCGAAGCCTGTGCGCGCCGCTTCATTCCGGCGTTTTTGGAATTGGGCGGCAAAGACCCCGTGATCGTGACGGCTGCGGCGAATTTGGAGCAGGCTGCCGCGACGGTGTTGCGCGCCTCGGTCGCGGCCACGGGCCAAGCCTGCCAGTCGCTCGAGCGCGTTTATGTGGACGCGGCTGTTTACGACGAATTCGTCAAACTGCTGGTCGCCCAGGCGCAAGAGGTCACGTTGAATTATCCCGACATTCATCAAGGCCAAATCGGCCCGCTGATTTTCGACCGCCAGGCCGAGGTCATCGCTGACCAGCTTGCTGACGCGATGGCGCAAGGCGCGCAAATCCTGTGCGGCGGCGCGATCGAAACCCACGGCGGCGGCAAATGGCTGCGCCCAACCGTCGTCGTCAACGTCACGCATCGCATGAAGCTGATGACCGAAGAAACCTTTGGCCCGGTGCTGCCCGTGATGCCTTATTCCACGCTTGACGAAGCCGTTGCGCTCGCCAATGACAGCGAATACGGTCTATCGGCGGCAGTGATCGCAGGCGATTTGATCGAAGCCGAAACGATTGCCCGGCGCTTGGACGCGGGCGCGATCAGCCTCAACGATGGCGCGTTGACGGGGCTGATGTACGAAGCCGAGAAGCATTCGTTCAAACTCTCCGGCTTGGGCGGCTCGCGCATGGGGCCTGCCAGTTTGCTGCGGTTTTTGCGCAAGAAGGCGTTGCTGTTTCAGCACGGCGCATCGCTGCCGCTGGCGGCGTTTGATGAAGCGCTGGCAGCGCGCGACTCAGAAGCAAAGGGCTGA
- a CDS encoding DUF4198 domain-containing protein: MFLKFNSYYLAPNAQVEVRLLNGEFHHSANPIERDRMRDVSLVSPSGVTHPPLENWRDAGTETVLRFATKEPGTYVIGTSIKPKELNMKAADFNRYLQTEGVLDTYLQRQKNGQLNEDSNERYSKHVKALFQVGDARTATFQQALGYPVEIIPQQNPYSLKVGAILTVRCVKDGQPLANQSVLYGWQARSGPAPTLKIRTDAQGLAQIKLQAVGVWYIKFIHMSRVSEGAVNYESRWATLTFLLGTKGQ; encoded by the coding sequence ATGTTTCTCAAATTCAATTCCTACTACCTCGCGCCCAACGCCCAGGTCGAAGTGCGCTTGCTCAACGGCGAGTTTCATCACAGCGCGAATCCCATCGAGCGTGACCGTATGCGCGATGTGAGTTTGGTCTCGCCGTCGGGCGTCACGCATCCGCCGCTCGAAAACTGGCGTGACGCGGGCACTGAAACCGTGCTGCGCTTCGCCACCAAAGAGCCGGGCACCTACGTCATCGGCACTTCGATCAAGCCGAAAGAGTTGAACATGAAGGCGGCAGACTTCAACCGCTACCTGCAAACCGAAGGCGTGCTCGACACCTATCTTCAACGCCAGAAAAACGGCCAGCTCAACGAAGACTCAAACGAGCGTTACAGCAAACACGTCAAGGCGCTCTTTCAAGTCGGTGACGCGCGCACCGCTACGTTTCAACAGGCGCTGGGCTATCCCGTCGAAATCATCCCGCAACAAAATCCTTACAGTCTGAAAGTCGGCGCGATCTTGACCGTGCGTTGCGTCAAAGACGGGCAGCCGCTGGCGAATCAAAGCGTGCTGTACGGCTGGCAAGCGCGCTCCGGCCCGGCCCCTACGCTCAAGATACGCACCGATGCGCAAGGCCTGGCGCAGATCAAGCTGCAAGCCGTGGGTGTGTGGTACATCAAATTCATTCACATGAGCCGCGTCAGCGAGGGCGCGGTGAACTATGAATCGCGGTGGGCCACGCTGACCTTCCTGCTGGGCACGAAAGGGCAGTGA
- a CDS encoding cyclase family protein: protein MPGDNQQLFNLFGAAKIYDLAQPLEAAMPVSPNHPGFKMALQRRHGDLVRADGGSASNEMIMLGGHTGTHIDALCHVSHNGQLFGGHDACAAQQGGRFKLHDVASIPLTFCRGVMLDIPALKGVAVLAPGTPITADDLAVACERQGVTVQAGDAVLIRSGWPVHWPDAPTFVGHEHGVPGPDESAAAWLIERRIRLTGAETIAYECIYPGRGHALLPVHRMLLVESGINIIEVLNLTELAQAQVSEFLFVLTPLKLVGATGVPVRPVAVVA, encoded by the coding sequence GCCTGGAGACAACCAACAACTTTTCAATCTGTTTGGCGCGGCCAAAATCTATGACCTCGCCCAGCCGCTTGAAGCCGCCATGCCCGTTTCGCCCAATCATCCCGGCTTCAAAATGGCGCTGCAACGGCGGCACGGTGATCTGGTGCGGGCGGATGGCGGTTCGGCCTCAAACGAGATGATTATGCTGGGCGGCCATACGGGCACGCATATTGACGCGCTCTGCCACGTCTCGCACAACGGCCAGCTTTTTGGCGGGCACGACGCCTGCGCCGCGCAACAGGGCGGGCGGTTTAAGCTGCACGATGTCGCCTCGATTCCGCTGACGTTTTGCCGGGGCGTCATGCTCGACATCCCGGCGCTCAAAGGTGTTGCGGTGCTCGCGCCCGGCACACCGATTACGGCGGATGACTTGGCCGTTGCTTGCGAACGGCAAGGTGTGACGGTGCAAGCTGGCGATGCTGTTTTGATTCGCTCCGGCTGGCCTGTGCATTGGCCAGACGCGCCCACCTTCGTCGGTCACGAACACGGCGTGCCCGGCCCGGATGAGAGCGCCGCCGCCTGGCTGATCGAACGGCGGATTCGCCTGACCGGCGCGGAAACCATCGCCTATGAATGCATCTACCCCGGACGCGGTCACGCGCTGTTGCCCGTGCATCGCATGCTGCTGGTCGAAAGCGGCATCAACATTATCGAAGTGCTCAATCTGACCGAACTCGCGCAAGCGCAGGTGTCTGAATTTTTGTTTGTGTTGACGCCGTTGAAGCTCGTCGGCGCGACGGGCGTGCCGGTGCGGCCTGTGGCGGTGGTTGCGTGA
- a CDS encoding MmgE/PrpD family protein, whose product MSISETLLQRFSRFAADVTYDALPPAVITSIKERTLDTVGLCLAATPLETSQMALNLALSWGGHPEATTIGAPHRLPAPSAGFVNGTLAHSLDYDDTHLPSVLHPSASLIPGVLAVGEAINASGKDVIAAAAIGYELCVRAGMAAYDRTLGNSVFFERGWHATSICGTLGVAAAAAKLYGLGAEGVMHAVGIAASLGAGVIEANRTGGSVKRLHCGWAAHAGIIAAQTARAGFTGPPSILEGRFGFYQAFCGGQFDAAEIVDGLGENWCIPDIFYKPYPANHFTHAGIDAALRLRERIGNLDDIAEIELGVASPTLRTIAQPPEQKARPQSGYHAQFSGPFTVAAALLGGGGGLGLWLDDFTDANVSDPRYLALAAKVRCVANAECDAIFPNQFPAVLTIRLKSGEVLVEKVLANRGGPANPLSLAELKIKFAANAGRRLSATAAQAVADSIAHMEMHTPADWLGLTIANE is encoded by the coding sequence ATGAGCATTTCGGAAACCCTGCTGCAACGATTCAGCCGCTTTGCCGCTGACGTGACGTATGATGCGCTGCCGCCCGCCGTCATCACCAGCATCAAAGAACGCACGCTCGACACCGTTGGCCTGTGCCTGGCCGCCACGCCGCTCGAAACCAGCCAGATGGCGTTGAACCTGGCCCTGAGTTGGGGTGGCCATCCCGAAGCCACGACGATTGGCGCGCCGCACCGGTTGCCCGCGCCCAGCGCCGGCTTCGTTAACGGCACGCTCGCACATTCGCTCGATTATGACGACACGCATCTGCCGTCAGTGTTGCATCCGAGCGCCTCGCTCATTCCCGGCGTGCTGGCCGTTGGCGAGGCTATCAACGCATCGGGCAAAGACGTTATCGCGGCGGCGGCGATTGGTTACGAACTCTGCGTGCGGGCGGGCATGGCGGCGTATGACCGCACGCTGGGCAACTCCGTTTTCTTTGAACGCGGCTGGCACGCGACTTCGATTTGCGGCACGTTGGGCGTGGCGGCGGCGGCGGCGAAACTTTACGGCCTGGGTGCTGAGGGCGTCATGCATGCCGTAGGGATTGCGGCTTCGCTGGGCGCGGGCGTGATCGAAGCCAATCGCACGGGCGGTTCGGTCAAACGCCTGCATTGCGGCTGGGCCGCGCACGCGGGCATCATTGCGGCGCAAACGGCCCGCGCGGGTTTCACCGGCCCGCCTTCGATTTTGGAAGGACGCTTCGGTTTTTATCAGGCCTTCTGCGGCGGCCAGTTTGACGCCGCAGAGATTGTGGATGGGCTAGGCGAAAACTGGTGCATCCCCGACATCTTTTACAAGCCGTATCCGGCGAATCATTTCACCCACGCGGGCATTGATGCCGCCTTGCGACTGCGCGAGCGCATCGGCAATTTGGACGACATTGCTGAGATCGAACTCGGCGTCGCGTCGCCCACGCTGCGCACCATCGCGCAACCACCCGAACAAAAGGCGCGCCCGCAATCGGGCTATCACGCGCAATTCAGCGGCCCCTTCACAGTGGCGGCGGCATTGCTGGGCGGTGGCGGCGGGTTAGGGTTGTGGCTCGACGATTTCACCGACGCAAACGTCAGCGATCCGCGCTACCTGGCACTGGCGGCCAAAGTGCGTTGCGTGGCGAATGCCGAATGCGATGCGATCTTCCCCAACCAGTTTCCCGCCGTGCTGACCATCCGGTTAAAGAGTGGGGAAGTGCTGGTCGAGAAAGTGCTGGCCAATCGCGGCGGCCCTGCTAATCCGCTCAGCCTGGCTGAACTCAAGATCAAGTTTGCAGCCAATGCGGGCAGGCGTTTGAGCGCCACGGCGGCGCAGGCGGTGGCCGACAGCATCGCGCACATGGAAATGCATACACCCGCAGACTGGCTGGGACTGACAATTGCCAATGAGTAA
- a CDS encoding alpha/beta hydrolase, which yields MDNANLKRGLFKTPDGYVHYREMGAGTPLMLLHQVPLSSLEFSEVQPLLAQTGRHVIAADLLGYGCSDAPARGLTLEDYADSIIHLLDGLGLAQADLLGVHTGAAVANAVAANYPARVGKLVLNGAPAWERWQDRYAMLARCQPFELDAEGAAIKWQWERLRQYTDDVNLIRRCIAEKLKAGPIWYPGYVAVFTHDFLATFARVQAPTLLLTGSQDMLVECSAPLKRLRPELREVVIEGGGNWLAWEQPARFAEEVARFLAE from the coding sequence ATGGATAACGCCAACCTCAAACGCGGCTTGTTCAAAACACCTGACGGCTATGTTCATTACCGTGAAATGGGCGCGGGCACGCCGTTGATGCTGTTACATCAGGTGCCGCTCTCGTCGCTTGAATTCAGCGAAGTGCAACCCTTGCTGGCGCAAACAGGGCGGCATGTGATTGCGGCTGACCTGCTAGGTTATGGCTGTTCGGATGCGCCCGCGCGCGGGCTGACGCTGGAAGACTACGCCGACTCGATCATTCATCTGTTGGATGGCTTGGGCCTAGCGCAGGCGGATTTGCTGGGCGTGCATACCGGCGCGGCGGTGGCCAACGCCGTGGCGGCCAACTATCCGGCGCGAGTGGGCAAGCTGGTCTTGAACGGCGCGCCCGCCTGGGAACGCTGGCAAGACCGTTATGCAATGCTGGCGCGTTGCCAGCCCTTTGAACTCGATGCCGAAGGCGCTGCGATCAAATGGCAATGGGAACGGCTGCGCCAATACACCGACGACGTAAACTTGATCCGGCGCTGTATTGCCGAAAAGCTCAAAGCCGGGCCAATCTGGTATCCGGGTTATGTGGCCGTCTTCACGCACGATTTTCTGGCGACCTTTGCGCGTGTGCAAGCGCCCACGCTCTTGCTGACGGGCAGTCAGGATATGCTGGTTGAATGTAGCGCCCCGCTCAAACGGCTGCGGCCTGAGTTGCGGGAAGTTGTTATTGAAGGCGGCGGCAATTGGCTGGCCTGGGAACAACCCGCGCGCTTTGCTGAAGAAGTCGCGCGCTTTTTGGCTGAATAG